From a region of the Rhodococcus sp. 4CII genome:
- a CDS encoding ABC transporter ATP-binding protein, whose amino-acid sequence MANVQFAGVTHRYPGADRPAVDRLDLDIADGEFLVLVGPSGCGKSTSLRMLAGLEAVEAGRIEIGGSDVTALPPRARDVAMVFQSYALYPNMTVADNMGFALRNAGVGKVERTERVLAAARMLELEPLLDRKPAKLSGGQRQRVAMGRAIVRHPKVFCMDEPLSNLDARLRVSTRSQIAGLQRRLGTTTVYVTHDQVEAMTMGDRVAVMQGGRLQQVARPRELYDNPVNTFVAGFIGSPGMNLMDTPIRDGAAELGDLRIPVPRSAIGDESVIVGVRPESWTLVGSWRKDSYTVETDLLEELGAESFVYASGTSGKVVVRVDRARTVAAGERVHLQPKPGEVYFFSAAAGNRLR is encoded by the coding sequence ATGGCCAACGTGCAGTTCGCGGGTGTCACCCACCGCTATCCGGGAGCCGATCGACCAGCGGTCGATCGGCTGGACCTCGACATCGCGGACGGCGAGTTCCTCGTCCTCGTCGGTCCGTCGGGGTGCGGCAAGTCGACCAGCCTGCGGATGCTGGCCGGCCTCGAGGCCGTCGAGGCAGGGCGGATCGAGATCGGCGGCAGCGACGTCACCGCGTTGCCGCCCCGGGCCCGCGACGTGGCCATGGTGTTCCAGAGTTACGCGCTGTATCCGAACATGACCGTGGCCGACAACATGGGGTTCGCGCTCCGCAACGCCGGCGTCGGAAAGGTCGAACGCACCGAGCGGGTGCTGGCGGCGGCGCGGATGCTCGAGCTCGAACCCCTGCTCGATCGTAAACCGGCCAAACTGTCCGGCGGGCAGCGCCAGCGGGTGGCGATGGGCCGGGCAATCGTGCGCCATCCCAAGGTGTTCTGCATGGACGAACCGCTGAGCAACCTCGACGCCAGGCTGCGGGTGAGCACCCGTTCGCAGATCGCGGGGCTGCAGCGCAGGCTCGGTACGACCACCGTGTACGTCACGCACGACCAGGTGGAGGCCATGACGATGGGCGACCGGGTGGCGGTCATGCAGGGTGGGCGACTCCAGCAGGTCGCCCGCCCGCGTGAGCTGTACGACAACCCCGTCAACACGTTCGTCGCCGGGTTCATCGGCTCACCCGGCATGAACCTCATGGACACCCCGATCCGGGACGGCGCCGCGGAATTGGGTGATCTGCGTATTCCCGTGCCGCGCTCCGCGATCGGGGACGAGTCGGTGATCGTCGGCGTGCGTCCGGAGTCGTGGACGCTGGTGGGGTCGTGGCGGAAGGACTCCTACACGGTGGAGACCGACCTGCTCGAGGAACTCGGCGCGGAGTCGTTCGTGTACGCGTCCGGGACGTCGGGGAAGGTGGTGGTGCGGGTGGACCGCGCCCGCACCGTCGCCGCGGGGGAGAGGGTGCACCTGCAGCCGAAGCCGGGTGAGGTGTACTTCTTCTCCGCGGCGGCGGGAAACCGCCTGCGGTAG
- a CDS encoding ABC transporter substrate-binding protein, with protein MNRMNRRGFLGLAGVVAAGAALTACAGSGSGSSAASGAAGDANTITFWSNHPGKSQDVERELIDRFQAKYPDLTVNLVDGGKNYEEVSQKFNAALSGGELPDVVVLSDVWWFNYALTGAIEPLDGLFGEVGVDSADYVDSLLADYLFEGKHYALPYARSTPLFYYNKQVWSQAGLPDRGPATWQEFDEWGPELQRVMGNGKLAHGWGDAKNYLGWTFEGPVWTFGGAYSDQWDLKFGDEKTLAAGTFLKDMIHTKKYAAVSSDIANEFGAGILASTIASTGDLSGITKSATFDFGTAFLPASGAPGCPTGGAGLAIPSRISDERKTNALKFIDFVTNGENTAYFSQNVGYMPVRKSAVEDPGMKAYLDANPNARTAVDQLVKTRSQDYARVFVPGGDQIIGTGLEQIALRNADVAATFAGVGTQLQQIIDRQITPKLPQ; from the coding sequence ATGAATCGGATGAATCGTCGGGGATTCCTCGGGCTGGCCGGCGTGGTCGCGGCCGGCGCCGCGCTGACGGCATGTGCGGGATCCGGGTCGGGTTCGTCGGCGGCCTCCGGTGCGGCCGGCGACGCGAACACCATCACGTTCTGGTCCAACCACCCCGGTAAGTCCCAGGACGTCGAGCGCGAGCTGATCGACCGGTTCCAGGCAAAGTACCCCGACCTCACGGTGAATCTCGTCGACGGCGGCAAGAACTACGAGGAGGTGTCGCAGAAGTTCAACGCGGCACTGTCGGGCGGCGAACTCCCCGACGTCGTCGTCCTGTCGGACGTCTGGTGGTTCAACTACGCCCTGACCGGTGCCATCGAGCCGCTCGACGGACTGTTCGGGGAGGTCGGTGTCGACTCCGCCGACTACGTCGACTCGCTGCTCGCCGACTACCTGTTCGAGGGCAAGCACTACGCGCTCCCGTACGCCCGGTCGACGCCGCTGTTCTACTACAACAAGCAGGTGTGGTCGCAGGCGGGCCTGCCCGACCGCGGTCCCGCCACCTGGCAGGAATTCGACGAGTGGGGTCCCGAACTGCAGCGGGTGATGGGCAATGGCAAGCTGGCCCACGGCTGGGGCGACGCCAAGAACTATCTTGGCTGGACGTTCGAGGGACCGGTGTGGACGTTCGGCGGTGCCTACTCCGACCAGTGGGATCTGAAGTTCGGCGACGAGAAGACGCTCGCCGCGGGGACGTTCCTGAAGGACATGATCCATACGAAGAAGTACGCGGCCGTGTCCAGCGACATCGCCAACGAGTTCGGTGCCGGCATCCTCGCGTCGACCATCGCTTCCACCGGGGACCTGTCCGGGATCACCAAGTCCGCCACCTTCGACTTCGGCACCGCCTTCCTGCCGGCTTCGGGCGCGCCGGGCTGTCCGACCGGCGGCGCCGGCCTCGCGATTCCGTCGCGGATCTCCGACGAACGGAAGACGAACGCCCTGAAGTTCATCGACTTCGTGACGAACGGCGAGAACACCGCGTATTTCTCGCAGAACGTCGGGTACATGCCGGTCCGCAAATCCGCCGTCGAGGATCCCGGTATGAAGGCGTACCTCGACGCGAATCCCAACGCGCGCACCGCCGTCGACCAGCTCGTGAAGACCCGGTCGCAGGACTACGCCCGGGTGTTCGTGCCCGGCGGCGACCAGATCATCGGCACCGGACTCGAACAGATCGCCCTTCGGAACGCAGACGTGGCGGCGACGTTCGCCGGCGTCGGGACGCAACTGCAGCAGATCATCGACCGCCAGATCACACCCAAGCTGCCCCAGTAG